TGCGCTCACTATCTTTACAACAAACACTAGAGAAGattctgcaggagaatacaaaggaagaaagcaatctTGTATGTGCATACACGGGGCCACGCGTATGTAGAAAAGCATATCTGCAGCATAAATTCCTTCAAGATGTCTTTATGTAACAAAGGGATGTTGCCACGCTTGCAGAGTCTTTGTTACAGAGAAGACAGTACATACAATGGGTTAATTTTCCCCAAGATTTAGTAGATGGCAGAtctggcagctgcaggaaaatgaatgtaagCTGTGAGGAACGTCTccagagaaactgaaatctAATTTTGGTGTCAAAGAGGAGGAATGCACACCACTGagacaaagcaggaaaacaataacagaaaaacatcGAGGTTCAGATATGAGTGGTGCTTAGAAGCTTCTAATCTACTACAGCTGCCATGGCATGAAATAGTGGATGATAGATTACTGGCTATTACATTATTAAGCAAACAAcattacagagcagcagaagtaaTATGAGAACAAGAATACAAAGCACTAATCTATTCATTACTTGCTCAAGAGAAATAGATCTTTTAAGAATCATGCTTTCATGCACCTCATACTTAAAAcaattgttcttttttctcttgataGCATCTAAACATGCCCACATACATagagaaagaaatcataaataaaaGGTTAATATACACTATGCTTTTGTTACCACTAGAATTCGGGAGAGCTGAGGCTTTAGTACCGACTCCCTCCACTCaataagtaattttaaaggtaatttatgttatgttttctttgtctaATGTCCcgtaaaacaacaaaaaggggCAGAGTGcctatttcaaaagcaaaatccaaGTTCTATAAACACAGCgtcataaataatattttaacagcaaaataatcTGTTAAATGTTTCAGTGCTAATGAACCATGTGATTTACCTCAGCCCACTCTGTGGAACCCAGCAACCCAAACTCCTCTGCATCCCAACTGGCAAAAATGATAGTTCGCTTGGGTCTCCAACCTGCAGTCACATAATTAAGTTTGCAAATCCAGCTCATCTTAGGATGTCGAGAGAAAGATTGCCACAGTTAATTGAATCTCTTTAAGAAAATAGACTTAATTGATATAgtagtaatatatatatatataatcatacTAAGTTCTTTGGAGAAATAGATTACTGCAAAGACATTTCTTCTTAATGCAAAATTTCCATTCCATACAACTAAAATAGTAATATTACACTGACGAGAAAGATGAGGGAATAAATTCAGCCAACTAAGATGGATCTCTTCAACGAATCTGTATGTTTCATAATGGAACAGACTCCCAACTTTCTGTAAAGGTGAAGCTTAAATCAAAACAGCTGCTACTAAGGAGTATTCAACACTGTCTCTCAAAGCTGTTCTTCTCAATATGCACCACTTTGAGCCCATAAAAAGTAAGTTACCTTCCATCTTCATTTTACCAAAACTTCGAACAACCTCTTGAAGAACAGCTGCACCCGTACTTGGATCAATACCGCCAAACACCCAGGAGTCTCTATGACCTCCCAAAATAACGTATCTATCTGCAAACAAGCACACGATATCAATCCTgacttaaaaatgcatttatgtcATTTGCGTTTCCATTGATTTCATCATTATTATTCAGCATATTTGTCAGTAATGTGGAAGTGGGATTTAGTGCATCCTCAACCGCTTAGTCAACGACACCAAGCTCCATAATGTGGCTGAAACAATGGAGAGGAGGGATGCCACCCAGAGACAacaggacaggctggagagaCGGACCCATGTaaatctcatgaagttcaatAAGGCAAGTGCAAGGTCCTACATCTGGTTCAGGGCAAttccaagcacagatacagacTGGGGGATGAGTGGATTGAGTGCAGCCCTGACAAGCAAGTATTCCGGATAgagccaacagtgtgctctCACAGCCCAGGCGGAGAACAGTATCCCGTTCTTCATCAGATAAGGGGGTTGGAACAGGGTGGGTTTTACCATTCCTTCCAATGCAAGCGATTCTATTCCACACACTTTTTGAATTAACATTCTTTTATGCATGTCCTGTTACTCAGTCCCAACAATAGGATGTTAAGGTCCTAAATCATAACCAGTTTTCTGCACTTTGCATTCTGTCAAGATTTGCAAGACAAAGCATGTTAATTATATAAGCAGAATCCCATGGTAAAAGGACAGGCATGTAAAGAATTATATCTATCATTCTAGCATTATAATTCGAGTACACTCTTGAGAATGCCTGTTAAGAACAGTGTAGTGGAGGGATGGGACAAGCTATTAAAGATTTCTCAGATTCCAATACTATCTGGCTAATTTAGTAACTTTTTCTTGCAACCCAATGACAAGTTCAGCAAACACCAAATAAATAAGGAATTAAAATCCTCAGGCACCTTATGCTCACCTGGTTCCACAGCTCCTCTGATGATACCAACAACGTTGTAAATTCGAGCAACTTTATTGTTTGTATGAACATGCATTCTgacttttctgaaacaaaaagcagttggTGTAACCATCCCTGAGAAGCTTGTAACTAAgaaagtttctgttttgctttctgtgttcattCATCACTTATCTAATCTATCATGCTGCATCAGCATCCCATGTCTTATTTCAAGTTAAACTGTTGGCAGAAAGGGGCCTACACAGGCCAGCCTCTAAAGTTTCAAACCTTTAAAGAGAGATGGAAGTTGGAGAGACAGTCATTATAAACAGTTATGCACAAATACATTGAAATGTCTGTTTAGGAGAGTAGATCAAAGTGATCAAAATTTGTCAAAGcaaaagaatatattaaaaaacaaaaacaaaaaaacccacaatttcTCATGAAActttataaaaagaaaggaaattcaggtattagaagaaataaaaataatgtactcTTCAGCCCCTTTTAACCTATAGAAGACACAAAGAATGAAACAACACTAACTTGGGGTCTGGCAAAACCCCAAGAGCTTCACatcttttcagcagcaaatctgcatggctgtcaAAATGCAGACCCACTTCTCAAGACAGCTACTGGATCACTGCCCAGAAAATAAGTGGCACCTGTGGCTTAAACATACTTACACTAGCATATTTCCACACACAACTGTCCGTCTACCTAGACTCAAAAGTCTCATTTTGATATAGAATTACTGTGATAGAAAAGTATATGCAGGATTAGCCTCTATTTACAAACATTACTTCCCCTATCAAGCGGGAAGATGTTAAAAAGTGCgttcaaaaatatttcctttgcatACGTGTTCACAATGAATCATGGTAGTTAGCAAAATACTATTGATAATCCAACAGTTCCAAGTCCAATTTCTCCCTAATCCAATTAGTAAAACattgtgcttcattttcttatgTCCCGTTATTTTTACAGACTTTCAACCATGGGAACCAGCTTTGGGAAACAGAAGGTGGACTCACGAACCACTTCCACATTCCACAGCTCCTACATTCAAAGAAACACTGGGAGGGTTTCCAGTGGACAATGGAAAACTATCTAGAAGAGTACTACTGAATTAGTAGTGCTTCCCTTCTGGACATCTACAAAGTGGCTTAACTAATTTTCCCTTGGTCAGtagaaacatgaaagaaaaactaatgGATAGATGGACTGGTTATGTATACTCTTGGCATCCATCTACCATTTACACTGGGGAACACTGAGCACTGTAGTTTTGATCATTTACTTTCTAATTCTAATATTTATCATTGAGTGTTGACCACTAAGAATGAAGTTAATTTATCCAGGGCAGGGTGGTCTGAACTAGATTTGACTTCAAAGACCCTTTCATCtaaaaccattctatgattgtatgttTCTATTAGAACACCTCTGATTGTATTATTTCACAGTCTTTTTCTTGTGGCcatttttgccattttaataAACAGTTGAGTATTAAAACAGACCTTGTTGAAAAGCTGTGCACAAATCCTGGCCCTATGTTATAAGACACATTGAGAGCTCCCTTCCAGGTGCTGTCTGGAGCTGCGGGTCCTCCCATTGCACTGTTAAGTAAAAACCAAGAAGAACATAGTTGAGCAGCGGGCTAAAATCAGAAATTCCTGCAATAGCTGCTGCACCAAAACCAAAGTGGGCTTACAGAATTCTTAAAAGCATCATGCCAGAAACATATTTCTCCGAATCTCTGAAATTTCAGAAGCACATGCTACTACAAACTAACAGTAAATACAAGGAACTCTACAGGTTTTACCATCTTAGAATAAAACATCTCACAGTACATTTGTGAATACTGAATTGTGGTGAAGAGGACTGATGTGTACTCACCGCAATAACACTTCTGCATCATGATATCCaatgggatgaactgggattTTTGGAATCCCTACACCTTCATTAACTTTGTATCGAAAAATGTACtctaaaaaaaaacagagcaaaatatcCATCGTATAGCATTCTTATCAGATACCACCATActaaactgagatttttttattgATGCAGCCATGTAACAGCCTCAAGCATCCATCAATTCCTTAATCATTTCTTACATCATTTCTTAGATATTGCTTTGtagaaaaccaaaacataatAAGAGAATCACAAATCCAACGGTGTTTCTGCGCAGCCCCCACAAGAGGTCTAAAGAGGATTCTTAAAGAGACTGATTGCATCACATTCAGAGAACATTCAAGCTGAAAACATCTAGACACGGGAAGACTTATGCATATCAGacacatttctttgtttctaaacTCGCCTGAGCATCCACTTAGAGTTGTTTGTAGAAAGAGATTATTGGTGTGGATATATCCCTAATCTGAATGCACGCCTGACTGAAGACTAGACTTGCTGTCCATCTACATTATTGTGTCTCTTCAAAGCTGAATGTGGAATAACCAATCTGGTGTTTGCCTTTTGCATGCTTCAGAAGACATCCACAGCTGCATTTGGGAGTTGGtctcaatgatctctagaggtcccttccaacccctgcaattctgattctgtgatttacctAGGTTGCAGACAGTCCCTCTGAAACTAGTGAGCCAGGTGCAAACACCCTGCCCTGctaggtttgtttttcttttctatatgGTGTTGTGTTATGCCCCCAGTAATAATCACAAGCCAGTGAGTTCCCCAGAAGCACCCTTTTGTTGCCATCCCATTGGCATACAGGACTGGTAGGCACCTTAATTCAGGCTGCCAATAGGgacaagaaaagcatttggtGCCAAGTTTCAAAAGTCTCTAGGCCACTGTTATTGTTATTACAGAAATCTACACCCTGTATGGAGAATTTTAAACTGTTTGGAATTTAGGATGAGAAAGAAAGCATACCTACAAGCAAAGCTATTACTCCTCTTTGATGATAGACTATAGTGTAGTCTAAACTTGTCCTCTTGCGAAAcaaagagatttaaaaacagCTGTAAATTATCACTCATTTTCAACTACTTTGCAGTCTGAAAACCTGAAATCATTCACCTGAGAGTTATAAGgctgagaaaatgcaaagagatTCTCCCAAAAACGCAACCTTCCCCACCTAACTCAAAAGCAACCAGTCGAAATGACATACAGGCAGAATCTAATGTGCAACAGGAAAATGGATGACTGCTGAAAGTAATTCTAggtaacttttctttttgcatctgTACCAAAACCAGATGAATTTCTAGAGCTACAGTAACTTTCAGTAGCATTTTAGAAAGTACTCAATGGTCCAAGGTACAGATCTGTCACTCGCCTTTTGCAGGATAACCGGGTGTTAGAGGGTCCCCAGCTCCATTCAGGTTCAGCACATTCCCACGCTGGACTCCTCTGCCTGGAAGGTTCCAGCCATCTGGGTAAGGATCTACTCCTGGGGCACAGTAATCAGCAGGGTCTGAATAAAGTATGATCCCTATGGCTCCTGctaaaatggcatttttaacCTGTAAAATGATTTGACATTATGAGTTTCTTAAGTGCAATAATAACTTTGAATGTTGACTCCCACATGGACACAGTTTTAGATGATGTACATgtggaaaagtgaaaatgatCGCAGACTCAGCAGACCAAACCACAACAAAAGACATTAAGTTCATTATTTGTCTCACACCTTTAAATCACACCTCAGAGCTATGAGATAAAGCACAAGGCAAAACTCTGAGGGAAAAGAACTAACTACtaccttccttttccctccatCCTCAATTTTATTGGTGTTGATGTCCATAGCCAGAGGAGTAGTTACTCAATGTCTGTACATCAGAATCTTTATTGAATCCTCCAAAATACTGCAGCTCTTCAGATGAAAAGTAGCAAAAACCTTGGCTCTGCAAACTGTTCCCCAAACTAATCTCTTGCAAGAACTGCCTAAAGAGTCTGTAGTCATATCACTGTCAGGAAATTAGTATgcttaacattttttcttcttttacaagTTAATGTAAAGAAGGCAGATATGCTGGATGCATTACCAGGACTCTTCAACgtctttatcagtgacatagatgatAGGACCAAGTGTACCCTCAACAAGTTTGATAATGAAACCAAGCTGAACATTGCAGTTGATATGGCAGAAGGACGGGATGTTATCCAGAAAGACCTTGATAAACTCAAGAGGTGGGCCCATGTcaacctaatgaggttcaacaaaggAAAGTGCAGAATTCTGCACTTGGGTTGAGATAACTCCAGACACATATACAGAATGGGAGAAGAAATCCTTGAGAGTAGCcttgctgagaaggacttaagAGTCCTGATAGATGGAAAAATTAACTCAAGCCAGCAGTGTACTCTAACAGCCTGGAAtgccaacagtatcctgggctgcatcagaagaggggtaGCAGCAGTGCAAGAGAGATGACTGTCTCACTCTACTCTGCGCTCATGAAGTCAgatctgaagtactgcatccatgTCTGGGGGccccaacacaggaaagatgcagagcatccagaggaggaccatTAAGATGGcaagggggctggagcacctcccctgggcttgttcagcttggagaagagaaggctgagtgGGGTGACCTCATCAaggcctttcagtatttaaagggagattataaacagaaggaaaataaacattttacatGGATAGATTGTGATAacacaaggggaaatggttttaaatctAAGGAGGGGgggatttagattagatgtaaggaggaagtttttcagcGAGATGGAAGCAAGGTGCTGGAAAGGGCGCTCAGAGTGGTTGTGGTTGCTctatccctggaggtttttaaggccaggctggatggggccctgggcaacctgatctaatgcttgatctagcagttggcaaccctgcctgtgtcAGGGTGtcagggaggttggaacttgatgaacattgaggtcccatccaacccaagctattTTATGACTCTGTGTTTCTTCTCATATATTTCAACTTACACTCATCATTAACTCCTGCTGGCTTTACCGTGAGCAGTATTAGACACAGCTGCccacaaatttaaaaaaaaaaaaaaaaaaaaaaaaaaattaagcacagCACTTACTTTGTTTCCTCTGAAGATCTTCCCATATCTGGCTATGACAATCTTTCCTGTACAGTTAATTCCCATTTCACGCTCCAGTTTCATAAAGTCTTCAGTGCGGCCATAATTCACATATACCAGATCTGCCTGCACAGTAAAGAACATCAATTTGTTAGTAATTGGTCATCGAACAAACAAAATACCTCTTAAGTCTTCTTCATGTGTGATATATTTTGCATCTCCATATATGAGTTCCAGCCCCGATAAAACtaacagcaaaatatttccatcaTATCTACAGGAAATCTTGTGTCAGACAGTTGACCTTCCTATGAAACTGTGCACTTaactgctgcccagcagccatACAAACCAAggctgcaaatgaaaacaacacagtCTGCTAAACTGACAAAGTTCTGTGGCATGGATAGATAGTGCTGTTACTTGTATACATAGACACTTGCtattatatgattttatttgtatatatctATAAAACAGTGCTGCCCCTGACTGATCTAGCCACGGCAAATTACTAGTTTGAGTGATTTTTTAACCTTTGAAGACATACACTCAGTCCAACCTgtatttcaaaatcatttctATAGTTAATTCCACTTAAGACTCAAGGAAATCCTTTCCACATGACTGAGTGGAGTAACCCAAGATGTATCCAATTTTCCAACGAAAGAGAAGCTCTTTACTTGTTTCATGAACCACATTTCCAGCACTTTCAAAAAGGTTTCTTTCTAATAGACTTCTAACCTTCACACAATATGTGGcctgtctttttcttcccttgtagTAATGGTTAATTAAAATTTCTACAAGaagtattttgaaatgctgaagcaatCCATTCCATCAAGCGTTCTTCAAAACACAATTTCAGTCAACAATTCTCTTGCTTATCTTTCTTACCTCTGGCATTCCTGGCGCTGAAAAAGCATTATATGGTGGCAATATATCAGTAACATTTTCATATCCCTGAGGAGGTGGTTCAAATGATGAAGTATTGAAAATCTATCAATAAATAACATAAGCTTTTGGTCAAGCAATGTACCTCAAGGTATAAGTTTGGTTAATGCAAATGATATGCTAATTTCCTTAAACTGTCAGCAAAAAAGATGGAATGCTAAACatcaaaaataacttcaaagaaAAGTCAGCTGAGGATACATAGCTGAATTTTTATAACATAATGCTGCTATGAATACCAACCACTTGTCAGAAGATGCTCATCAGTCACTTAAGTAAAGAGGTAGCTGAATAATGCCAAGAGGTAATGACAATATAAAGACACATAGTTCATCCATGCCATCACAGGCATTTCTTGTGATAAGTCTCACCTACGCTATTATTCATTTCTTCACCTCTCTGAAGTAGTTATGCCCCAGTTAAACACACAGCCTCTCACCACTATTTATCTGTAACACTCATGTTGTCTCAAGGTTTATCTTTATTCTTTGTCACTTTGTGAGAGTCTCTATCAGAGGCTGTGCTAAGGAGTTCCTGGAAGGCTTTCTCCATTCTTTTACCTCTAAGTTCATTCCTTCCTGAGCACATATTCCTCATTCCCTATCAGGGGTCTCCATTCCTGACAATGTGCTATGATCCTTCCCTAACAGCTGCATCGTCCCTCTTCGCTTCTACCTATTAATTCCTCTGGGTGTAAAAAATGCAGGAGGTGACTACATATGAGTTATAACCTCCAACACCCCAGAAAGGCAGTAAGATCACATTCAGAGCAATTGCAAAGAGGCAGTACTTACTTAATACAgtgggcagcactgcatggcataCCTTAGCAATGTGTGGAAACAGCAATTGTACAGATGTTCAAGCAGACTCTGGATAGGCACTTGGAACAGAGAGATGATGAGGGTACTATCCAATTAAATACTTGGAAAAGAAGTCTAATGAAGATTCTTAAGGATCTTCTCTGAATGTGATGCAACCACGTTTAAGCTAAAAACACCTAGACACTGGAAGAATTATGCACACTaaacatgtttctttttccttaacttGCCTGGGTATCTACTTAAAGATGTTTGCAGAAAGAGGATATTAGTCTAGATGTATGCCTAATATGAACCAGTATGGTCATTCTTACACGTTATAGTATACATTTGTTGAGTCCCTGCCTATCCTCATgtactttctcttctttatgAGGCACTGTTCTGTTACTGCACAGACTGGAAAACCATTTCTACATTTGAGTTCTCTTTCCATTGGGTTTTGTATCAGATTATCAAGCCTAGTGCTGGGATGAGGGAGTGGGAAGATAGAGGAAGACACTGTTTCTTAAAAGAGATCTCACATAAATATAGcttaatcattaaaaatatcacCTCATTCCCTCGATCATCAATTACTGAGATGTAGTTTGACTGTGTTTCACTTGGGTATGAAAGCAGCACATCATAATGAACAAGTTCTGCTGAATCCAATCCAAATTCCTTCCATTGGCCTTGAATTTGTTTGGCAAGAAGAAAATTCTGCTCAGTTCCTGCAAGATGAGGCAACTTGGTAAAGGAGctagaataaaacaaaaagtcacCAGTGAACACTAACTGCAGGAGAACACAGCAGCCAACTCAGACCAGTGCATTAAAGCATATCTCCAGTCCACGTGCACAGAAAGCCAAGTTCTCATGGTAAAAACGTAGGCTGAATACTGTAATTGCTTATCAGTCTGCATCAGGACAAGCACAATGTGGAGTCAGAACTTTCTGACTTCTTTCTGACAGATCTTTCCTGAGACCTTAAGATAAATCATTTATGAGGAATGCAGACAGATTCACCAGTGGGGTGCCGAGCAGTATGGATTTCCAACAGGCCACCTGTTAATGGCTAACTCATGGATGCCAGGTACAGTTAATCACCATTAACAAATGGCACCAAATAACTTTGATAAGTACCCCTTGAACATGTCAGTTCAGACAATTTTCCACCCACCCAACAGCTTGTTCTTCAGTATGCGCCTCCTCCTCAGC
The Coturnix japonica isolate 7356 chromosome 1, Coturnix japonica 2.1, whole genome shotgun sequence DNA segment above includes these coding regions:
- the LOC107308460 gene encoding N-acetylated-alpha-linked acidic dipeptidase 2-like isoform X3 encodes the protein MHLALLTRIYLLWDRAVRTTCTSGFPEKLSCLHPEKRSHGQAHSSRKICFGFSGRQRDAEPGAACMARSRATHCTWLGCPVLLGCFVLGFLTGWFTKPSERKPNSVYQNVRQKLVDEMKAESIKRFLRSFTKLPHLAGTEQNFLLAKQIQGQWKEFGLDSAELVHYDVLLSYPSETQSNYISVIDDRGNEIFNTSSFEPPPQGYENVTDILPPYNAFSAPGMPEADLVYVNYGRTEDFMKLEREMGINCTGKIVIARYGKIFRGNKVKNAILAGAIGIILYSDPADYCAPGVDPYPDGWNLPGRGVQRGNVLNLNGAGDPLTPGYPAKEYIFRYKVNEGVGIPKIPVHPIGYHDAEVLLRAMGGPAAPDSTWKGALNVSYNIGPGFVHSFSTRKVRMHVHTNNKVARIYNVVGIIRGAVEPDRYVILGGHRDSWVFGGIDPSTGAAVLQEVVRSFGKMKMEGWRPKRTIIFASWDAEEFGLLGSTEWAEENARVLQERAVAYINTDSSIEGNYTLRVDCTPLLYKLIHNLTKEISSPDEGYENKSLYESWLEKDPAPENNSYPRINKLGSGSDFEAYFQRLGIASGRVRYTKNRKTDKYSNYPVYHTVYETFELVEKFYDPTFKKQLAIAKLRGKLVYELADSQVIPFDCRDYGEALKGYSNRIYKLAKKHEEQLKTYRVSFGVLSQY